The Trichomycterus rosablanca isolate fTriRos1 chromosome 17, fTriRos1.hap1, whole genome shotgun sequence DNA segment GTCTTTCAGAGCTGGTTCCCTTCTCTGTTCACTATTCACATTTAGGcattttttaaacacttttatccagCCTTGCATTTGAGACATGAGACAAGCTGAGCTACTGAGGGTTAGTAATCTTAACtgctattattttaataaagttgAAACCCAGTTAATTGCatttatagaaataaaaacttGAATGAACTTTGCGTATTGTAAAACAGACCTGTCTAGGGCTCATTAACAGCTCTGGTTCGTGCTTTCTGGAACTGTCAGTACCAGATCCTACAAATACATGATCTTACAGTAATGCCAAAAatgcataatttatttattttgctaaaGGTGTGTACTAAAGAGGAGCAGGAGATCTTGCAGCGTGACTCAAACAAAAGTCAGAAGCTTCTTAAAAAACTCATGGGAGGTGAGAAAACTAGATAGCATTGTTTGAACTGAAATgatctgagatctgtgtttccTTACTTAAAACAGTCTGACTTACAAAGCTGTGGTTGTATTTAAACTCGACAGATCGTGTTGTATCTGAGGGAGATAAAGACTGCCTTCCACACCAGGAGGTCAGGATTAAAGCAGGCTTGGAGAAAGCTATACAGCACAAAGATAAACTGCTGGAGTATGACAAGAACAGGTAAGCCAGCTCTGTCTGCCTCAAGTTTAGTGGACATTGAtggctcagtcggtagagctttcagctacaattaaaaaaaaggtttgaGTCTTGGCTCTGCTAAGCAGCCTCTTTTGAGCTCTTGAGCAACAGGTAGGTACACTAGTGTTGAAAAGGGGTGGGCAAAGATTTTTCCCAGAATGCTATGCTTTCTGTATTTCTCTGCTGCtaggaacatttacatttatattttccacatttagcagacacttttatccaaagcaacttgcagtacacagtctaaacaattgaaggttaagggccttgctcaagggcccaacagtggcaacgaggcagtggtggagtttgtaccagcgaccttctacttactagtccagtaccttaaccacaaccACTTCTTTAACTGAACTATTCTTTATTTTTGTGCTTTCTCAGCGTTCGTCGAACTCAAGTGTTGGACGATGAGTCGGATTATTTCGCCACAGATTCGAATCAATGGCTCTCCCCAGCGGAGCGTCAGGCTCTTCGCAAAAAGGAGGAGGAGCTTCGGGAACTTCGCCACGCCTCCCGTAAGGACCGCAAGATCACACTAGACTTTGCAGGCAGACAAGTGCTGGAGGAAGAGGAGAACCTGACTCACTACTACAACAAGTGAGTTTTAAAATGTAGCATTGGTATCTAACATTTAATGTTTCTCACAGATCTGGCACACGTTGCTGCTCATTGTGATTTGGGAGTGTTTGTCTTAGAGATTTTAGTTGCAAGAGAACCTTTGATTTGACTTTTGGTGTCCAAAACAAGGCTGAACTACTAATATGTACCAAAAGCGTGATCAGTATTTTGTGACTTTGTAAACTTTCTGTTCTACTCCTAAACTTGTGTAATCCTAAATATACGAGGACAATGACAGAAGTCATCTGTATGTCTAGTTTGAATTTGATGTCCTAACATACTACAGAATGAGGGTATGTGGTGTATTTGGTGCTTGGGAGGGAGGCACTGCACAGTCACATTTAGAAACATTTTTCCATTAATTGACCTCAAAAAGCTTTATTCAGTGGCTTTAATCAATAAGAACCAACATAAAAACATGTTTGCTAGGGCATATTGTTTTTGTGACAGATAAACTAAGGCTTATTTATGATTTCAATAGGTTTGATGAAACCGTCAAGTCCATTAACACTGGGACTCTGGTTCAGACCCCAAAGAGCTCAACATCTGCTGGTCGGCAGCACCTCAGGGAGCTTGTCAATCCAAATATTCTACAGGCTGCACCGCAGGTAATAGTCAGTAAAGGATTATATATGCATTATAATGACCCAGCTGTTATAATTCAGTTTGATTAGTTCTATTTTGCTGGGTTGGGAGTGCAGGATTAATGGGGTTGAGTCTTGCCTATTTGGTCAAATATGCAACATTTTGTGATTGTGTGTTTTCAGTGGGTGGATGTGGGTGGTGCTGAGATCTCTCGCAAGCCACACAGTAAGACTAAGGACAGCGAGCAGAAGCCTGAGCGCTCCAGGCTGCGGCTGCAGGACCGAGAGCTGCAGGAAATGGCAGATGATGGCTGGTGCCTCAGCATGCACCAACCATGGGCTTCACTTCTTACCTGGGGTATAAAGAggtaatgttattaaaaaaacatgaaactacactttttttacactgttttcAGGTGGAACCGGACCTGACCATGTTTAGGATAAAgctgttgatgaaaatgaaatgaaaatgattcTGTTCATCAGCCTATTGGGGTAGCCTATGttggggtggctcggtgggtagcactgtcgcctcaaagcaagaaggttctgggtttgattcccaggtggagccatccgggtcctttctttgtggagtttgcatgttatccccgtgtatgtgtgggttttcttccgggagctccggtttcctcccacagtccaaagacatgcaagtcaggtgaattacagatactaaattgtccatgactgtttgacatcaAAAACTTGAATTTTGTGTAactagtaattacctgtcctgaatgtatccaaagtgtgtaaaacataatgttaatatcctaataaataaataaaaaaatttagacGGTTGATCATTTGTACTAGAGtgaggaaatgtttactgagggAAACACAAAGCGTTTTTGCAACACACCTTGATTAATAGCAAGAAGTGTAACATCAGCAGTAAAATGAGTTAAGAATTTTTGCGTTTATTAGTGTGTGTCTAGTAAGTATCTAACCCTAAACTAGTTGTGTTTTTCTGTGCATGTGTAGAGTGGAGGGCAGGACATGGTACACCTCCCATAGAGGGCGCCTGTGGATCGCCTCTGCAGCCAAGAAGCCCACTTCTGAAGAGATCACCGAGGTGGAGACCATGTATCGTCAGATCTATAAACAAGGTCTGCTCTCATGCCATTAATACAGTGTACAGCCCccccttctttttttttgtccttACATAAAGATTGTCACAGTCTGGAATTTACATTGTACTATATTAATCAAACAACCAATCAGAAAACtgcagtagggatgtaacgatacactctacccacgatgcgatgcgatacgattcacgatactgggttcaagATAcgattttctcccgattttttcaaacaaaatgaaattgaagacaaattatgaaaaCGTTtcctattatttttctttaaaaaaattaaatactgtatttgtgcttatcttttatttatctaaataatgaatgcccttttatttctgatgtaggtacaaactatgccaaataatgcttattgtgtaaaaaaactgaaatgaaattttaaaacaaatccaacattatataaataaatgaacaatacaaataaagaaagtatcctcacataaataaatctggctggaaaatcccctacctggcaagtTTGTGTAGTGCCATtaaccaggcaaggtgaatagcgccagtgccatCTGCTGtataaagtgaatatcaattcatcttaaatgaataactgatTTAAaccgtggcacatgtgcaccgatttttaactgtcttgtggtgcaccGTTACATCCCTATGCTGCAGTCTAGTACTGATTCTGCAATACTGATTTAGCATGACAGCAGCAGGGTATTCCTTGTAGTGTTTTGGGGTTTAGTTTGTGGGTGGTTTGGTCAAACAAAAGGTTAAGTACACTTATTCTATTAAAACACTTTCTAATTGGAGTAGAACCTTTTTTTTAACTGCAAGTcggtttatgtttatatttacagcatttagcagatgcttctatccaaagtgacttagatTGTATTAAACACAGTTATAAATGCTTGAGTGTttgcgaccttctgattactactccagtaccttaaccactaagctaccactgctttTAATGGTTAATAATCTTCTTTAAAAAGATCCATCTTAAATTGGACACCTAAACACTTATTCTAAAGGTTTGATTAAAGATGTCACCCTTGATACCTGAGAGCTGGCTGTGTGTCACATCCTGTTTGAAATTAAACTGATGCTCTAAGATTATCCACTAAAACGATGTTGTGAATTCCTCCAGATCTTCAGTTTCCTAAAGACTATCCTACCGGCTGCCTGCTCGGCTGTGTCAACATGACAGACTGTCTCTCCCAGGAGCAGTTCAGAGAGCAGGTTAGTTTCTTTCTGCCTTCTATTTatctgttctctctctctctctctctctatctcacacacacacacacacacacacacacacactgtgtaaaTGTATACTGTCTCTGTGTATATAAATCCATACAGTATCTGCAGTGCACTTCAAGTAATAAATGTGGAGGCAGTAAAAATTCATCATACTCTCTGAAGTATCTAAAGACACTGTCTGAAATATGGttaacattaaaccacatttttAAGTTGTACTGTATTTTTCATGACCCCCCTCACCTTTTCCCCACAAATTAGCTGTTCCTAATTTTCCAATGCGATACCGCCGCCGGTGTCTGCAGCACACATTTCTTTGATATGTAATTCCTTTTGAGAGCTTTTAACATGTAGAGAGGAACACGCTATTCCATCCGAATTTCTTTACTGCTTGTGCAGGCCACTCGACCAAACAATAGGAGTCACTACTGGCCCGATTCGTCATCTGTCTCATACAACACCAGTGTCATGATTTTCAATACCCAGacagctcggtgggtagcgctgggtttgattcccaggtggagctgtctgggtcctttctgtgtggagtttgcatgttctccccatatctgtgtgggtttcctatgggagctctggtttcctcccacagtccaaagacatgcagtcaggtgaattggagatacagaattggccatgactgtgtttgacattaaactgaatgagtaatgagtaattagcatttctgtcatgaatgtaaccaaagtgtaaaacatgacgttaaaatcctaataagataaaattaataaattaaaacccAACTTAAGAGTGAAGAGCCAAGTTGGTCAGCCATATGTTTTTGGGGGATTTGTATCTGTATGTCTCTTAAGTAGCAGCACGGCTTCAAAGGAAAAGCACACAGTAGCACTGGGGCACACATGTAATCCTGCAGCTCTGTCTACCTCCGCACTCCCTGCTGTCTTCTCTCTTAGCTTGCAGCACACTTCCTGCCTCATTTCCTGCTCTCCCTCTGTGAAATGGAGGTGTAATTGCTCCTGCTTGGCTATGGAATCACTTGTCTATGTTCCTTTCTGGTTTGCTTTATCTACCTTTCTGGTTGATGTTAGTAAGATGTTGCCTTGTTGCTCTTTTTTTCCCTAGATGCACTTACATTTGGCTGGTAGAAAaaatattgtgttgtttttgctagaattgtgtgtgtgtgtgtgtgtgtgtgtgtgtgtgtgtgtttaagatgTATTtagataaacattaaaaagaggTTTGAGGTCTGAACAGCTACATTTTAAGACTGTGATTGCTTGGaatgcagccagcagagggcgcagtGCACCACGTGTACACCAGCAATGTAAAACACTCCTTCGACTGCCATTTTAACTGCAGTCACAACGAAGGAGAAGCAATTTGTGTCAAATAATCTAATACTGTAACCATTACCAGCTCCCCTACTTCAGTGGTTTTCGCTGAATGTTCCTCCTCCCTGTGTTCACAATGTCTAGCAGAGCAATGAGCATTTAAAAGAGATTGTCTGGGTACAATATGGCAACCCCTGCCTGTCCttgattaataataaatcaatgaagTCCAGTGCCGCTCTGAGGCCTCTAATGTTTTCTCTTTCATCCGGACTAAATGCCGAGGCCTATTCTGTCCAACAAAACCTTGGCAAGTACACTCTGAAACAGAGACCAGCGGACACTGACCTAGTCTTGGTCAGGAAGGTGCATGTCTGTCATACTGTATGCATTACTATGTCAGACTTGTTTAGTATTTTGTACATGACTAAAATCACCATATGTGATTGGAATTGTTTCTGTATTTctgaaaatatgtaaaaaatgaaaatttttAATCTGGGATAGTGGCAtttcctatatatatatatatatatatatatatatatatatatatatatacatatatatacactgtatatatatatatatatatatatatatatatatatatatatatatatatatatatatatatatatatatatatatatatatatatatatacagtgtatcacaaaagtgagtacacccctcacatttctgcaaatattttattaaatcttttcatgggacaacactatagacatgaaacttggatataacttagagtagtcagtgtacagcttgtatagcagtgtagatttactgtcttctgaaaataactcaacacacagccattaatgtctaaatggctggcaacataagtgagtacaccccacagtgaacatgtccaaattgtgcccaaatgtgtcgttgtccctccctggtgtcatgtgtcaaggtcccaggtgtaaatggggagcagggctgttaaatttggtgttttgggtacaattctctcatactggccactggatattcaacatggcacctcatggcaaagaactctctgaggatgtgagaaatagaattgttgctctccacaaagatggcctgagctataagaagattgctaacaccctgaaactgagctacagcatggtggccaaggtcatacagcggttttccaggacaggttccactcggaacaggcttcgccagggtcgaccaaagaagttgagtccacgtgttcggcgtcatatccagaggttggctttaaaaaatagacacatgagtgctgccagcattgctgcagaggttgaagacgtgggaggtcagcctgtcagtgctcagaccatacgccgcacactgcatcaactcggtctgcatggtcgtcatcccagaaggaagctgacgcacaagaaagcccgcaaacagtttgctgaagacaagcaatccaagaacatggattactggaatgccctgtggtctgacgagaccaagataaacttgtttggctcagatggtgtccagcatgtgtggcggcgccctggtgagaagtaccgagacaactgtatcttacctacagtcaagcatggtggtggtagcatcatggtcttgggctgcatgagtgttgctggcactggggagctgcagttcattgaggggaaacatgaattccaacatgtactgtgacattctgaaacagagcatgatcccctcccttcgaaaactgggcctcatggcagttttccaacaggataacgaccccaaacacaacctccaagatgacaactgccttgctgaggaagctgaaggtaaaggtgatggactaaacccaattgagcacctgtggcgcatcctcaagtggaaggtggaggagttcaaggtgtctaacatccaccagctccatgatgtcatcatggaggagtgggagaggattccagtagcaacctgtgcagctctggtgaattccatgcccaggagggttaaggcagtgctggataataatggtggtcacacaaaatattgacactttgggcacaatttggacatgttcactgtggggtgtactcacttatgttgccagccatttagacattaatggctgtgtgttgagttattttcagaagacagtaaatctacactgctatacaagttgtacactgactactctaagttatatccaagttttatttctatagtgttgtcccatgaaaagatataataaaatatttgcagaaatgtgaggggtgtactcacttttgtgatacactgtatatatctatatatatatctatatatatatatatatatatatatatatctaatctatatatatatatatatctatatatatatatatctatatctatatctatatatatatattagggctgtcgaagttaacgcgataataacgcattaacgcaatctcaatttaacgcgattataaaaatttgtgccgttaacgcaaattctagttcatgttgagacttgactggtagaacaaacgttttaatgtcggacttgccaccgttttttatttgcggtttgttaacataatgttaccgagcgtggtagtgtcgtagtaatgcacttgcataataaagaagctgccagtcctccattcacgtaacgctaggacggacacttaaaaatcctccttttggagtgaactggtttcatttttgatcaatattatttaccattggctcaggtacatgtcgaaacaaatgctttgtatttcattggtttaacagcctcatttgactccttatagagctaccactggccaatcggagaaggtccgccctctaaatgctagtctgtgattgggtggttgaatttcgcccgccctctctgttttgtaaacaccgcgccacctgagtcaatcactcagctctcatgatcaggaacgcggtgaaaatgccaaaaagtaaacttttgaggcagcgatgaacggacctaaatagaatagaatagaatagaatagaatgcctttattgtcattgcacatgaaaagacacaacatttagtgagtaaaacagtcatttgttatataattcttgcttaaattggtcaaaaactgttatatgggttctggattcattctgtgtgttgcagtagcatgtccccctgttcctaatatgatgtccggctttttggggtgtaatgtcctcctttttgttactatgaatctggccaccctagtctaaacacactcagttcgtgtagaaacgtccattaaaccactggatagtattactgcctagtatgtgagtgaataaaactcccttacagttttctcttgtcccagcagtttttaacattagtacatttagcataaaatgtgttcaccattgtaattgtaacatttcacttaaaaatccttgttttctataacatttacacagattttttttaatgcgattaatcgcgattaactatatgaaattctgagattaatcgcgattaaaatttttaatcgtttgacagccctaatatatatacagtgtatcacgaaagtgagtacacccctcacatttctgcaaatatttcattatatcttttcatgggacaacactatagacatgaaacttggatataacttagagtagtcagtgtacaacttgtatagcagtgtagatttactgtcttctgaaaataactcaacacacagccattaatgtctaaatagctggcaacataagtgagtacaccccacagttaACATGTcgaaattgtgcctaaagtgtcaatattttgtgtgaccaccattattatcactgccttaactctcctgggcatggaattcaccagagctgcacaggttgctactggaatcctcttccactcctccgtgatgacatcacggagctggtggatgttagacaccttaaactcctccaccttccacttgaggatgcgccacaggtgctcaattgggtttagtccatcacctttaccttcagcttcctcagcaaggcagttgtcatcttggaggttgtgtttggggtcgttatcctgttggaaaactgccatgaggcccagttttcgaagggaggggatcatgctctgtttcagaatgtcacagtacatgttggaattcatgttccctcaatgaactgcagctccccagtgccagcaacactcatgcagcccaagaccatgatgctaccaccaccatgcttgactgtaggcaagatacagttgtcttggtacttctcaccagggcgccgccacacatgctggacaccatctgagccaaacaagtttatcttggtctcgtcagaccacagggcattccagtaatccatgttcttggactgcttgtcttcagcaaactgtttgctggctttcttgtgcgtcagcttccttctgggatgacgaccatgcagaccgagttgatgcagtgtgcggcgtatggtctgagcactgacaggctgacctcccacgtcttcaacctctgcagcaatgctggcagcactcatgtgtctattttttaaagccaacctctggatatgacgccgaacacgtggactcaacttctttggtcgaccctggcgaagcctgttccgagtggaacctgtcctggaaaaccgctgtatgaccttggccaccatgctgtagctcagtttcagggtgttagcaatcttcttatagcccaggccatctttgtggagagcaacaattctatttctcacatcctcagagagttctttgccatgaggtgccatgttgaatatccagtggccagtatgagagaattgtacccaaaacaccaaatttaacagccctgctccccatttacacctgggaccttgacacatggcaccagggagggacaacgacacatttgggcacaatttggacatgttcactgtggggtgtactcacttatgttgccagctatttagacattaatggctgtgtgttgagttattttcagaagacagtaaatctacactgctatacaagctgtacactgactactctaagttatatccaagtttcatgtctatagtgttgtcccatgaaaagatataatgaaatatttgcagaaatgtgaggggtgtactcactttcgtgatacactgtatatatatatacaggggttggacaaaataactgaaacacctgtcattttagtgtgggaggtttcatggctaaattggaccagtctggtggccaatcttcattaattgcacattgcaccagtaagagcagagtgtgaaggttcaattagcagggtaaaagcacagttttgctcaaaatattgcaatgcacacaacattatgggtgacataccagagttcaaaagaggacaaattgttggtgcatgtcttgctggcgcatctgtgaccaagacagcaagtctttgtgatgtatgaagagccacggtatccagggtaatgtcagcataccaccaagaaggacaaaccacatccaacaggattaactgtggacgcaagaggaagctgtctgaaagggatgttcgggtgctaacccggattgtatccaaaaaacataaaaccacggctgcccaaatcacggcagaattaaatgtgcacctcgactctcctgtttccaccagaactgtctgtcgggagctccacagggtcaatatacacggccgggctgctatagccaaacctttggtcactcgtgccaatgccaaacgtcggtttcaatggtgcaaggagcgcaaatcttggggtgtggacaatgtgaagcatgtattgttctctgatgagtccacctttactgttttccccacatccgggagagttacggtgtggagaagccccaaagaagcgtaccacccagactgttgcatgcccagagtgaagcatgggggtggatcagtgatggtttgggctgccatatcatggcattcccttggcccaatacttgtgctaggtgggcgcgtcactgccaaggactaccgaaccattctggaggaccatgtgcatccaatggttcaaacattgtatcctgaaggcggtgccgtgtatcaggatgacaatgcaccaatacacacagcaagactggtgaaagattggtttgatgaacatgaaagtgaagttgaacatctcccatggcctgcac contains these protein-coding regions:
- the trip4 gene encoding activating signal cointegrator 1 isoform X2 yields the protein MEGPDIIKDTQKKKRKGRNKQEFVTVSQAEPEPEAVKTPIDLIRAQQENSSSSSTKKKNKFVNLYAKEGQDRLAVLLPGRHSCDCLAQKHKLINNCLTCGRIVCEQEGSGSCLFCGSLVCTKEEQEILQRDSNKSQKLLKKLMGDRVVSEGDKDCLPHQEVRIKAGLEKAIQHKDKLLEYDKNSVRRTQVLDDESDYFATDSNQWLSPAERQALRKKEEELRELRHASRKDRKITLDFAGRQVLEEEENLTHYYNKFDETVKSINTGTLVQTPKSSTSAGRQHLRELVNPNILQAAPQWVDVGGAEISRKPHSKTKDSEQKPERSRLRLQDRELQEMADDGWCLSMHQPWASLLTWGIKRVEGRTWYTSHRGRLWIASAAKKPTSEEITEVETMYRQIYKQDLQFPKDYPTGCLLGCVNMTDCLSQEQFREQYPQISEESSSPFVFICTNPQELLVKFPMKGKHKIWKLEGRIHQSAKKGLMQPT
- the trip4 gene encoding activating signal cointegrator 1 isoform X1; the protein is MSEYLHRWCVEQLHHKFGLEASDDIVQYILSITKAEEIVEYVGDLLQGTDGKKKEFIDELLDKWRQCQKQEDKDPERIPFKQTGMEGPDIIKDTQKKKRKGRNKQEFVTVSQAEPEPEAVKTPIDLIRAQQENSSSSSTKKKNKFVNLYAKEGQDRLAVLLPGRHSCDCLAQKHKLINNCLTCGRIVCEQEGSGSCLFCGSLVCTKEEQEILQRDSNKSQKLLKKLMGDRVVSEGDKDCLPHQEVRIKAGLEKAIQHKDKLLEYDKNSVRRTQVLDDESDYFATDSNQWLSPAERQALRKKEEELRELRHASRKDRKITLDFAGRQVLEEEENLTHYYNKFDETVKSINTGTLVQTPKSSTSAGRQHLRELVNPNILQAAPQWVDVGGAEISRKPHSKTKDSEQKPERSRLRLQDRELQEMADDGWCLSMHQPWASLLTWGIKRVEGRTWYTSHRGRLWIASAAKKPTSEEITEVETMYRQIYKQDLQFPKDYPTGCLLGCVNMTDCLSQEQFREQYPQISEESSSPFVFICTNPQELLVKFPMKGKHKIWKLEGRIHQSAKKGLMQPT